One Tenrec ecaudatus isolate mTenEca1 chromosome 12, mTenEca1.hap1, whole genome shotgun sequence DNA segment encodes these proteins:
- the AQP8 gene encoding aquaporin-8: protein MSVEAAVDRSGPESDSGKAKEQSMVCRCCVYCHVKFVQPCLVELLGSAFFVFIGCLSVIQNETGTGLLGPALAHGMALGLIVAMLGDISGGHFNPAVSLAAMLTGGLSLMMLLPYWFSQLCGGLIGAVLAKEVSSKERFQNTSGAAFVTVQEPGQVMRAVVMEFLLTTLLCLTVCMSTINQRTKGPLAPFAIGCAVTVDILAGGTMSGACMNPARAFGPAVMANYWKFHWIYWAGPLLASLLVGMLIRLFLGDESTRVILNYQRS, encoded by the exons ATGTCTGTGGAG GCAGCCGTAGACCGAAGTGGCCCTGAATCCGACAGTGGCAAGGCGAAAGAGCAGAGCATGGTTTGCCGATGCTGTGTGTACTGCCACGTGAAGTTTGTGCAGCCCTGCCTGGTGGAACTGCTGGGCTCAGCCTTTTTCGTATTTATTGGCTGTCTGTCTGTTATCCAGAATGAGACGGGCACTGGActgttggggccagccctggccCACGGGATGGCCCTGGGCCTCATCGTTGCCATGCTGGGGGACATCAG TGGCGGACACTTTAACCCGGCAGTGTCCCTGGCAGCTATGCTGACTGGAGGcctcagcctgatgatgcttcttcCCTACTGGTTCTCCCAGCTGTGTGGGGGACTGATAGGGGCTGTCTTGGCCAAG GAGGTGAGTTCTAAGGAAAGGTTCCAGAACACGTCAGGGGCGGCCTTTGTGACGGTCCAGGAGCCAGGGCAGGTGATGAGGGCGGTAGTGATGGAGTTCCTCCTGACCACGCTGCTGTGCCTGACTGTGTGCATGAGCACCATCAACCAGAGGACCAAGGGTCCCTTGGCCCCCTTTGCCATCGGCTGCGCAGTCACCGTGGATATCCTGGCTGG GGGCACTATGTCTGGAGCTTGCATGAACCCTGCCCGTGCCTTTGGGCCTGCTGTAATGGCCAACTACTGGAAATTCCACTGGATCTACTGGGCGGGCCCGCTTCTGGCCAGCCTGCTTGTAGGAATGCTCATCAG GCTCTTCCTTGGAGATGAGAGCACCCGCGTAATCCTAAATTACCAACGAAGCTGA